One region of Bernardetia sp. genomic DNA includes:
- a CDS encoding response regulator — protein MAKSKKTKAILCVDDDHIILGSLKIQLMQEFNEDFIIETAESGDEALEILDFLTERSINTLVVITDWLMPEMKGDELLVEINKQFPKVAKIMLSGQAEEEAIQHAFDKGNMQFFLSKPWDKKELIDKIYKSVEMTEN, from the coding sequence ATGGCTAAATCAAAAAAAACGAAAGCAATTCTTTGTGTAGATGATGACCATATCATATTAGGAAGTCTTAAAATTCAACTGATGCAAGAGTTTAATGAGGATTTTATCATTGAAACAGCAGAAAGTGGAGATGAAGCTTTAGAAATCCTAGACTTTCTTACAGAACGAAGCATCAATACACTTGTAGTAATTACAGACTGGCTCATGCCCGAAATGAAAGGGGACGAACTATTGGTGGAGATAAACAAACAGTTTCCGAAAGTTGCCAAAATAATGCTTTCTGGACAAGCTGAAGAAGAAGCCATTCAACATGCTTTTGATAAAGGAAATATGCAATTCTTCTTGTCCAAACCTTGGGATAAGAAAGAACTCATTGATAAAATCTACAAATCTGTAGAAATGACAGAAAATTAA
- a CDS encoding ATP-binding protein has translation MISAPLPHDESERLQALLSYEVLDTDAEKEFDDLVQLASQICEAEISLVSLIDSERQWFKAKVGLDADETHRDLAFCAHAILQDDVFEVENALEDERFHDNPLVADEDGLQIRFYAGMPLKNPNGLKLGTLCVIDNTPKKLTEAQKFALKTLGNQVVTQLELRLKFKDLQEQMRKVQEAQNQLIEKEKLATLGQLTANIAHEINTPLGAIRSSADSSIVAMDELLPRLSSFLYGLSKEDSAVFNRLIEYSVASKVSLSSRETRNAKYALIEDLEERDIDNAETIANLIVELGLHSSPEIYLPLLEIKDPSYTFKVAFQLASIAKSSKMIRLATDKASKIIFALKNFSRQDQLGEKQSVNIKRSIEDTLILYENQLRNRIDLHLNMEAIPIFMGYPDELVQVWTNLIHNAMQAIKKKGQITISVKQTGKTDNKKALVSVEDTGTGIPKNVQGKIFDAFFTTKKEGEGSGLGLDITKKIVEKHNGKIWFETKENEGTTFFVELPL, from the coding sequence ATGATTTCTGCACCTTTACCTCATGATGAAAGTGAGCGCTTGCAAGCTCTTCTAAGCTATGAAGTATTAGATACGGATGCTGAAAAGGAGTTTGATGATTTGGTACAACTTGCTTCTCAAATCTGTGAAGCTGAAATTTCTTTAGTTTCTCTCATAGATTCCGAACGTCAATGGTTCAAAGCAAAGGTGGGTTTGGATGCTGATGAAACTCATAGAGATTTAGCTTTCTGCGCTCATGCCATTTTACAAGATGATGTCTTTGAAGTGGAAAATGCTTTGGAGGATGAACGTTTTCATGATAATCCCTTAGTGGCTGATGAAGATGGATTACAAATTCGCTTTTACGCAGGGATGCCTCTCAAAAACCCTAACGGATTGAAGTTAGGAACACTTTGTGTTATAGATAACACACCTAAAAAACTTACAGAAGCTCAGAAATTTGCCCTAAAAACTCTTGGCAATCAGGTAGTAACACAATTAGAGTTGCGTTTGAAATTCAAAGACTTACAAGAGCAAATGCGTAAGGTGCAAGAAGCTCAAAACCAACTTATCGAAAAAGAAAAACTGGCAACTTTAGGACAACTAACAGCCAATATCGCACATGAGATAAATACTCCACTAGGCGCAATTCGTTCTTCGGCTGATAGCTCTATTGTTGCGATGGACGAACTTCTTCCTCGTCTTTCTAGCTTCTTATACGGATTATCTAAAGAAGATTCTGCTGTTTTCAACAGATTAATAGAATATTCAGTAGCATCAAAGGTTAGCTTGTCTTCAAGAGAAACACGAAATGCAAAGTATGCACTGATAGAAGACTTAGAGGAAAGAGACATAGATAATGCAGAAACAATTGCTAATTTGATAGTTGAGTTAGGCTTACACTCAAGTCCAGAAATTTATCTTCCATTGCTTGAAATAAAAGACCCTTCTTATACCTTCAAAGTAGCTTTTCAGCTTGCTAGTATTGCCAAAAGCAGTAAAATGATACGCCTAGCTACTGATAAGGCATCAAAAATAATCTTTGCACTCAAAAATTTTTCTCGTCAAGACCAATTAGGAGAAAAGCAGTCTGTCAATATAAAGCGAAGTATAGAAGATACACTAATACTCTATGAAAATCAGCTTCGAAATAGAATAGACCTACACCTCAACATGGAAGCTATTCCGATATTTATGGGGTATCCAGACGAACTCGTACAGGTTTGGACAAACCTCATACACAATGCTATGCAAGCAATAAAAAAGAAAGGTCAGATAACTATCTCTGTTAAACAAACTGGAAAAACCGATAACAAAAAAGCACTTGTTTCCGTAGAAGATACAGGAACAGGCATTCCAAAAAATGTACAAGGCAAAATTTTTGATGCTTTCTTTACAACAAAAAAAGAAGGAGAGGGAAGTGGTTTGGGTTTAGATATTACAAAAAAAATTGTAGAAAAGCACAATGGTAAAATTTGGTTTGAAACCAAAGAAAATGAAGGAACTACGTTTTTTGTAGAGTTGCCGTTGTAA
- the cysC gene encoding adenylyl-sulfate kinase — protein MNPCVIWFLGLSGSGKTTLANALFEDLKQKSPSSLLKKLDGDLLRNGLNNNLGFSLEGRTENIRRSAEVAKLFYESGFVVLSSFITPTHQHQNLVTDIFERDNQHQNLFKIFVDCPLEICEQRDVKGLYKKARAGEIKEFTGISSPFEKPMSNTVDLIIDSSQFTILESIELINIKLAEKFFL, from the coding sequence ATGAATCCCTGTGTTATTTGGTTTTTAGGTCTTTCTGGGTCTGGAAAAACCACTCTTGCTAATGCTCTTTTTGAGGATTTAAAACAAAAATCTCCATCTTCCCTACTAAAAAAATTAGATGGAGATTTGCTTCGAAATGGCTTAAATAATAATCTTGGGTTTTCTTTAGAAGGCCGAACAGAGAATATTCGCCGTTCGGCAGAAGTAGCAAAACTTTTTTATGAAAGTGGTTTTGTCGTTCTATCCTCTTTTATCACGCCCACACATCAGCATCAAAATTTAGTAACTGATATTTTTGAAAGAGACAATCAGCATCAAAATTTATTCAAAATATTTGTCGATTGTCCTTTAGAAATTTGCGAACAAAGAGATGTAAAAGGTTTGTACAAAAAAGCTAGAGCAGGGGAAATAAAAGAGTTTACAGGTATCAGTAGTCCTTTTGAAAAACCAATGTCTAATACTGTAGATTTGATTATTGATAGTAGTCAGTTTACAATTTTGGAAAGTATAGAACTTATCAATATTAAATTAGCAGAAAAATTCTTTTTATAA
- the ftsZ gene encoding cell division protein FtsZ — protein sequence MSDVTNYNFGTEPSIIKVIGVGGGGGNAVAHMYLHGIKGVDFYICNTDIQALDLSPVPNKVQIGKTLTQGLGAGANPERGRSAAIESKDDLKKILGNNTKMLFITAGMGGGTGTGAAPVIAEIAQELGILTVGIVTAPFSFEGRPKRVRAQEGVNALREHCDTVLVILNDRLRDVYGKASMREAFRQADNVLLKGAKSIAEIITVSGTINVDFEDVRTVMQGAGAAVMGSSTAEGENRARRAAEGAISSPLLNNTNIFGAKYILLSIVIGNEEEFQMDELEEVTDYVQEQAGDEAEIIFGQATDETLGDSISVTIIATGFEHSEDLPPERPERKVYDLTSNKRIKNRIEVKDYEKKDFFESSSSQENTSNNNVTPQIEKQEPVKEEPSYTEPKKTDKIIFSLEDDYFNEDDSKKKITNQAPQNTPAVGGYGYINQHSQNTRSQENRTREVENVSIQNQVIEKKTESQRPVSMQSLSDLSDEELQERRDVPAYLRRNVKLKEMPHSSESSTSRYKVDDDNELLGGNRFLHDNVD from the coding sequence ATGTCAGACGTTACAAATTATAATTTCGGAACAGAACCTTCAATTATCAAAGTAATTGGTGTTGGTGGAGGTGGTGGCAACGCTGTTGCACATATGTATTTGCACGGAATAAAAGGGGTGGATTTTTATATCTGTAATACTGATATTCAAGCCCTTGATTTAAGTCCTGTTCCAAATAAAGTTCAGATAGGAAAAACACTCACACAAGGCTTAGGCGCAGGAGCAAATCCTGAACGTGGAAGAAGTGCTGCTATTGAGAGTAAAGACGATTTAAAGAAAATATTAGGAAACAATACCAAAATGCTTTTCATCACTGCTGGAATGGGTGGTGGAACAGGTACAGGTGCTGCTCCAGTCATTGCTGAAATTGCACAAGAATTAGGCATCTTGACAGTAGGAATTGTAACTGCTCCGTTTAGTTTTGAAGGCAGACCAAAACGAGTACGAGCGCAAGAAGGTGTAAATGCTCTTCGTGAGCATTGTGATACAGTATTGGTCATCTTAAACGACCGTTTGAGAGATGTGTATGGAAAAGCCTCTATGCGTGAAGCCTTTCGTCAAGCAGATAACGTCCTTTTGAAAGGGGCAAAATCTATTGCTGAAATTATTACTGTTTCTGGAACTATCAACGTCGATTTTGAAGATGTTCGTACAGTTATGCAGGGCGCAGGTGCTGCTGTAATGGGTTCATCTACAGCTGAAGGCGAAAACAGAGCCAGACGTGCTGCTGAAGGAGCTATTTCTTCACCTCTTCTCAACAATACTAATATTTTTGGAGCAAAATATATCTTGCTTTCTATTGTTATTGGTAATGAAGAAGAGTTCCAAATGGATGAGCTTGAAGAAGTTACAGATTACGTACAAGAGCAAGCAGGCGATGAGGCTGAAATTATCTTCGGACAAGCTACTGACGAAACGCTTGGAGACAGTATCAGTGTAACTATTATTGCTACTGGTTTTGAGCATTCAGAAGATTTGCCACCAGAAAGACCAGAACGCAAAGTGTATGACCTAACGAGCAATAAAAGAATCAAAAATAGAATCGAAGTAAAAGATTACGAAAAAAAAGATTTCTTTGAAAGTTCATCAAGTCAAGAAAACACTTCGAATAATAACGTAACACCTCAAATAGAAAAGCAAGAGCCTGTAAAAGAAGAACCTTCTTATACAGAGCCTAAAAAAACTGATAAAATAATTTTCAGTTTGGAGGATGATTATTTTAATGAAGACGACTCAAAAAAAAAAATAACTAATCAAGCTCCACAAAATACGCCAGCTGTTGGTGGATATGGTTACATAAATCAGCATTCACAAAACACTCGTAGTCAAGAAAATAGAACTAGAGAAGTTGAGAATGTATCTATACAAAATCAAGTAATAGAGAAAAAAACAGAATCACAACGACCTGTTTCTATGCAAAGTTTGTCAGATTTGAGTGATGAAGAACTGCAAGAGCGTAGAGATGTTCCTGCTTATCTTCGTAGAAATGTAAAGCTAAAAGAAATGCCTCACTCATCAGAATCTTCTACTTCTCGTTATAAAGTAGATGATGACAATGAGCTTTTAGGAGGAAATCGTTTCTTACACGACAATGTAGATTAA
- a CDS encoding citrate synthase has translation MSQNGKTATITYEGKSYELPLVEGTEGEVGIDIGSLRATTGLITLDPGFKNTGSTESAITFLNGEKGILRYRGYNIEELAEKASFLEVAYLIIFGELPDQASLTKFQNDITNHTLIHEDMRKLFDGFPTASHPMVVLSSLISVLSTFYPESMEQNRSPEEVYMSIVRLIAKVPTIAAWSYKNEMGHPVNYPDNSLNYGARFLKMMFSLPTEQYEVDPVMVSALNKILILHADHEQNCSTSTVRIVGSSLANIYASIASATNALSGPLHGGANQQVIEMLEEIHESGMALEDFIKKVKNREMRLMGFGHRVYKNFDPRAKILKKACDEVLGKLGIEDPLLGIAKQLEQVALEDEFFIERKLYPNVDFYSGIIYRAMNLPTDMFTVMFAMGRLPGWIAQWKEMLEQKHPIGRPRQIYTGENERAFVPMSERKKVDHADVIQEDFN, from the coding sequence ATGTCACAAAATGGAAAGACTGCCACTATCACTTATGAAGGCAAAAGCTATGAATTACCACTTGTAGAAGGAACAGAAGGAGAAGTAGGCATCGACATTGGCTCATTACGTGCCACAACAGGACTTATTACTCTTGACCCCGGCTTTAAAAATACGGGTTCGACAGAAAGCGCCATCACATTTTTGAATGGTGAAAAAGGAATTTTGCGTTATCGTGGCTACAACATAGAAGAGCTTGCTGAAAAAGCATCTTTCTTAGAGGTGGCTTATCTTATTATCTTTGGAGAGCTTCCAGACCAAGCCTCTCTCACTAAATTCCAAAACGATATTACCAACCATACACTCATTCACGAAGACATGCGTAAGCTATTTGATGGCTTCCCTACAGCTTCTCATCCTATGGTTGTACTTTCTTCTTTGATTTCGGTACTCAGCACATTTTATCCTGAATCTATGGAGCAAAACCGTTCTCCAGAAGAAGTATATATGTCTATTGTCCGTCTTATTGCAAAAGTTCCTACAATAGCAGCTTGGTCATATAAAAATGAAATGGGTCATCCAGTAAATTACCCTGACAACAGCCTTAACTATGGCGCACGTTTCCTCAAAATGATGTTCTCTTTACCAACAGAGCAATATGAAGTTGACCCTGTAATGGTAAGTGCTTTAAACAAAATTTTGATTCTTCATGCAGACCACGAACAAAACTGTTCTACTTCAACAGTTCGTATTGTTGGTTCTTCATTGGCTAATATTTATGCTTCTATTGCTTCTGCTACGAATGCCTTGAGCGGTCCTCTTCATGGTGGTGCAAATCAGCAAGTAATTGAGATGTTAGAAGAAATCCATGAGAGTGGAATGGCATTAGAAGACTTTATCAAAAAGGTAAAAAATCGTGAGATGCGCTTAATGGGATTCGGACACCGTGTTTATAAAAATTTCGACCCAAGAGCGAAGATTTTGAAGAAGGCGTGTGATGAAGTTTTAGGCAAACTAGGTATCGAAGACCCATTATTAGGTATTGCTAAACAGCTTGAACAAGTAGCTTTAGAAGATGAGTTCTTTATCGAAAGAAAACTTTACCCTAACGTAGATTTCTATTCTGGAATTATCTACCGTGCAATGAACTTGCCAACAGATATGTTTACAGTAATGTTTGCAATGGGACGTTTGCCAGGTTGGATTGCACAGTGGAAAGAAATGTTGGAACAAAAACACCCTATCGGTCGTCCTCGTCAGATTTATACTGGAGAAAACGAAAGAGCATTTGTTCCTATGTCGGAGCGTAAGAAAGTAGATCACGCAGACGTTATTCAAGAAGATTTCAACTAA
- the rplU gene encoding 50S ribosomal protein L21: MYAIVEIAGQQFKVEKDRYIYTHRLQGNEGDEVTFDKVLLVDNDGTVSIGEPQVAGASVSGEVLAQVKGDKVIVFKKKRRKGYKKKNGHRQQFTKVLIKDILI; this comes from the coding sequence ATGTACGCAATCGTAGAAATAGCCGGACAACAGTTCAAGGTAGAAAAAGACCGTTATATCTATACACACCGTCTTCAAGGAAATGAAGGTGATGAAGTAACTTTTGATAAAGTTCTTTTGGTAGATAACGACGGCACTGTTAGTATTGGCGAGCCTCAAGTTGCTGGGGCTTCAGTGAGTGGCGAAGTGCTTGCTCAAGTAAAAGGCGACAAAGTAATCGTTTTCAAGAAAAAACGTCGTAAAGGCTACAAAAAGAAAAACGGACACCGTCAGCAATTCACTAAAGTCTTGATTAAAGACATTCTAATTTAG
- the rpmA gene encoding 50S ribosomal protein L27 has translation MAHKKGVGSSKNGRDSESKRLGVKIWGGQVAKPGSIIIRQRGTKFHPGDNVGIGKDHTIFSLIDGEVQFNKGYKKRSFVSVVPKTAEA, from the coding sequence ATGGCTCACAAGAAAGGTGTCGGTAGTTCGAAAAACGGACGTGATTCGGAAAGTAAACGTCTTGGTGTTAAGATTTGGGGTGGACAAGTTGCCAAACCAGGTAGTATCATCATTCGTCAGCGTGGAACAAAATTTCACCCAGGTGATAATGTAGGAATTGGTAAAGACCATACTATATTTTCTCTTATTGATGGCGAAGTACAGTTCAACAAAGGATATAAAAAACGTTCTTTCGTTTCAGTAGTTCCTAAGACTGCCGAGGCATAA
- a CDS encoding M15 family metallopeptidase — MRYSILLIFCVFIFSNCTNQSSKNLQASEEIEKTVQDSIKKIEEEKLKFIEDSLEKVELQAKKEDEKKVYFESLEDSAMVELIKYDSSLVLDIRYATENNFMKQKVYPCAKALLRKVAAEALFEANEKFKEKGYRIKVYDGYRPLSVQWILWNTTTNKNYVANPRRGSNHNKGCAVDMTLVDENGKELNMGTEYDFFGKEAHHTFTNFPTKTKDEILKNRKLLKNIMASVGFSSISNEWWHYNFKIKYPVSDTPLPCD; from the coding sequence ATGCGTTATTCTATTCTACTCATTTTCTGCGTTTTTATTTTTTCTAACTGTACTAACCAAAGTTCTAAAAATTTACAAGCCAGTGAAGAAATAGAAAAAACAGTTCAAGATTCTATCAAAAAAATAGAAGAAGAAAAATTAAAGTTTATAGAAGATTCACTAGAAAAAGTAGAGTTACAAGCAAAAAAAGAAGATGAAAAGAAAGTTTATTTTGAAAGTTTGGAAGATTCAGCGATGGTAGAACTGATAAAATATGATTCTAGCTTGGTATTGGATATTCGTTATGCTACTGAAAATAATTTTATGAAACAGAAAGTGTACCCTTGTGCAAAAGCTCTTTTGAGGAAAGTAGCTGCAGAGGCTCTTTTTGAAGCAAACGAAAAGTTTAAAGAAAAAGGATACAGAATAAAAGTTTATGACGGATATCGTCCTTTGTCTGTGCAATGGATTTTATGGAATACAACAACCAATAAAAATTATGTTGCCAACCCAAGACGAGGGTCAAATCATAATAAAGGCTGTGCTGTGGATATGACTTTGGTAGATGAAAATGGTAAGGAATTAAATATGGGGACAGAGTACGATTTTTTTGGAAAAGAAGCACATCATACATTCACTAATTTTCCAACAAAAACTAAAGATGAAATTTTGAAGAATCGCAAACTTTTGAAAAACATAATGGCAAGCGTTGGCTTTTCTTCTATTTCGAATGAATGGTGGCACTACAATTTCAAAATCAAATATCCAGTTTCGGATACACCACTTCCTTGTGATTAG
- a CDS encoding 2Fe-2S iron-sulfur cluster-binding protein, with amino-acid sequence MPKIIIQNMNAVEFSADTKKNLLQNILNEPIDWLHSCGGKGKCTTCKMIVREGIENLTPKGSVEKSFSEQGKLSENERLACQCSFKQKIEEDKTLVICTAEENKLPHIDYSDC; translated from the coding sequence ATGCCAAAAATCATAATTCAGAACATGAACGCCGTAGAATTTTCGGCAGACACAAAAAAAAATTTATTACAAAATATTTTAAATGAGCCAATAGACTGGTTACACTCTTGTGGAGGCAAAGGAAAATGTACTACTTGTAAGATGATTGTTAGGGAAGGAATCGAAAACCTAACTCCTAAAGGCAGTGTAGAAAAGAGCTTTTCAGAACAAGGAAAACTATCAGAAAATGAACGTTTGGCTTGTCAGTGTAGCTTCAAACAAAAAATAGAAGAGGACAAAACATTGGTCATCTGTACAGCAGAAGAGAACAAACTTCCTCACATAGATTATTCTGATTGCTAA